In a single window of the Azospirillum thiophilum genome:
- a CDS encoding NADPH:quinone oxidoreductase family protein, which yields MRAITIRQFGEPDGMAIEERPTPQAGPNEVLVSVRSIGVNYPDLLVIDGKYQILAKPPFSPGKDAAGVVLAVGADVDTCKPGDRVVCQLEYGAYAEEITVPADQCFVLPDALSFDEAAAMGLAYQTAHFALVERGMYRTGEIVLVNGAAGGVGLAAVQIAKGLGATVIAGVIGEDQAAIARENGADHTVDLSMPDLRNALRDRIREITGGHGVDVVLDPVGGEAFTAALRSMAWRGRMVVIGFVSGTIPEVKVNYLLVKNIHVSGLQWSDYRDRTPDWVRRVQTELFDLYTAGAIRPKVMKSFAFEDYAQALGLVREGKVTGKVVLRV from the coding sequence ATGAGAGCGATCACCATCCGCCAGTTCGGCGAGCCGGACGGCATGGCCATTGAGGAACGCCCGACGCCGCAAGCCGGGCCGAACGAGGTGCTGGTCTCCGTCAGGTCGATCGGCGTGAACTACCCGGACCTGCTGGTCATCGACGGCAAATACCAGATCCTCGCCAAGCCGCCCTTCAGCCCAGGCAAGGACGCGGCCGGCGTGGTGCTGGCGGTCGGTGCGGACGTCGACACCTGCAAGCCCGGCGACCGCGTGGTCTGCCAGCTCGAATACGGCGCCTATGCCGAGGAGATCACCGTCCCGGCCGACCAGTGCTTCGTCCTGCCGGACGCCCTGTCCTTCGACGAGGCGGCGGCGATGGGCCTCGCCTACCAGACCGCGCATTTCGCGCTGGTCGAGCGCGGGATGTACCGGACCGGTGAGATCGTGCTGGTCAACGGGGCGGCCGGCGGCGTCGGCCTGGCCGCCGTGCAGATCGCCAAGGGCCTCGGCGCCACGGTGATCGCCGGGGTGATCGGCGAGGACCAGGCCGCCATCGCGCGCGAGAACGGCGCCGACCACACCGTCGACCTGTCGATGCCCGACCTGCGCAACGCGCTCCGCGACCGCATCAGGGAAATCACCGGCGGCCACGGCGTCGACGTGGTGCTCGACCCGGTCGGCGGCGAGGCGTTCACCGCGGCCTTGCGGTCGATGGCGTGGCGCGGCCGCATGGTGGTGATCGGCTTCGTCAGCGGCACGATCCCGGAAGTGAAGGTCAACTACCTGCTGGTCAAGAACATCCATGTCAGCGGCCTGCAATGGAGCGACTACCGCGACCGCACCCCCGACTGGGTGCGCCGCGTGCAGACCGAGCTGTTCGACCTCTACACCGCCGGAGCCATCCG
- a CDS encoding CaiB/BaiF CoA transferase family protein, translating to MRPQAMRPLDGIRVLDFSTLLPGPLATLMLVEAGAEVIKIERPGRGDEMRSYEPKFGADAVNFGLLNRGKRSIALDLKGHGAVERLMPLIRSADVIVEQYRPGVMDRLGLGYAALSAINPGLIYCSITGYGQSGPKAAEAGHDLNYVAETGMLSLAAGSDGAPVLPAALVADIGGGTYPAVVNILMALLERNRTGKGCHLDIAMADGMFTFLYWAMGNGLADGRWPVPGGDLVTGGTPRYQMYCTADGRFLAAAPLEEKFWAAFCAIIGLPEEFRDDSRDPAATKQAVAGLVAGRDSAHWRTAFAGKDVCCVVMSSMEEALANPHFQERGLFARRLAGPGGRTIAALPTPLAAPLRADTAEAGYPALGEANGLLDG from the coding sequence ATGCGCCCGCAAGCGATGCGCCCACTCGACGGAATCCGTGTCCTCGATTTCAGCACCCTGCTGCCCGGCCCGCTCGCCACGCTGATGCTGGTCGAGGCCGGGGCCGAGGTCATCAAGATCGAGCGTCCTGGACGCGGCGACGAGATGCGCAGCTACGAGCCGAAATTCGGCGCCGACGCGGTGAATTTCGGCCTGCTGAACCGCGGCAAGCGCTCCATTGCGCTCGACCTCAAGGGGCATGGCGCGGTGGAGCGGCTGATGCCGCTGATCCGCTCGGCCGACGTGATCGTCGAGCAGTACCGGCCCGGCGTGATGGACCGGCTGGGGCTGGGCTACGCGGCGCTGTCGGCGATCAATCCCGGGCTGATCTACTGCTCGATCACCGGTTACGGGCAGAGCGGGCCGAAGGCGGCCGAGGCCGGGCACGACCTGAACTATGTCGCCGAGACCGGCATGCTGTCGTTGGCGGCCGGCAGCGACGGCGCCCCGGTCCTGCCGGCGGCGCTGGTCGCCGACATCGGCGGCGGCACCTATCCGGCGGTGGTCAACATCCTGATGGCCCTGCTGGAGCGCAACCGCACCGGCAAGGGCTGCCACCTCGACATCGCCATGGCGGACGGGATGTTCACCTTCCTCTATTGGGCGATGGGCAACGGGCTGGCCGATGGCCGGTGGCCGGTGCCGGGCGGCGACCTCGTCACCGGCGGGACGCCGCGCTACCAGATGTACTGCACCGCCGACGGCCGCTTCCTCGCCGCCGCTCCGCTGGAGGAGAAGTTCTGGGCCGCCTTCTGCGCCATCATCGGGCTGCCGGAGGAATTCCGCGACGATTCCAGGGATCCGGCCGCCACGAAGCAGGCCGTCGCCGGGCTGGTCGCGGGCAGGGACTCAGCCCACTGGCGCACCGCCTTCGCCGGCAAGGACGTCTGCTGCGTCGTGATGAGCAGCATGGAGGAGGCGCTCGCCAACCCGCATTTCCAGGAGCGCGGCCTGTTCGCCCGCCGTCTGGCGGGACCGGGCGGCCGGACCATCGCCGCCCTGCCCACCCCGCTCGCCGCCCCCCTGCGCGCCGACACCGCCGAGGCCGGCTATCCGGCGCTGGGCGAGGCGAACGGGTTGCTCGACGGCTGA
- a CDS encoding 3-hydroxyacyl-CoA dehydrogenase family protein, with protein sequence MPYQLIDTGSSRSFPAAHPLLDGASASGEVVVLIGADADSALTGVSDRASRAAILVELGTESLGTHTGESRGAEGSNVLGFARFRLGDGAPSDLVELVRQPATPDSAIAAARAVLEGAGLKVAVCGDFAGRIIDRLVRPYYNAALRRLDEQLATADDLDLTLKLGLGYPEGPIGLLERTGLAHHYDVTSALFETLGTPDYAPARRAVVAKRRAEKGLT encoded by the coding sequence ATGCCCTACCAACTGATCGACACGGGTTCGAGCCGCTCCTTCCCCGCCGCCCACCCGCTGCTCGACGGGGCGTCCGCCTCCGGTGAGGTGGTGGTCCTGATCGGCGCCGACGCCGACTCCGCGCTGACCGGGGTGAGCGACCGTGCGTCCCGCGCCGCCATCCTGGTCGAACTCGGCACCGAAAGCCTCGGGACCCACACCGGCGAGAGCCGGGGGGCCGAAGGCTCCAACGTGCTGGGCTTCGCCCGCTTCCGGCTGGGCGACGGCGCTCCGTCGGATCTCGTGGAACTGGTGCGCCAGCCGGCCACGCCGGACAGCGCCATCGCTGCCGCCAGGGCGGTGCTGGAGGGCGCCGGGCTGAAGGTCGCGGTCTGCGGCGACTTCGCCGGCCGCATCATCGACCGTCTGGTCCGCCCCTACTACAACGCCGCGCTCCGCCGCCTCGACGAGCAGTTGGCGACGGCCGACGATCTCGACCTGACGCTGAAGCTCGGCCTCGGCTATCCGGAAGGTCCGATCGGCCTGCTGGAGCGCACCGGGCTGGCGCACCATTACGACGTCACCTCCGCCCTGTTCGAGACGCTCGGCACCCCCGACTACGCCCCGGCCCGCCGCGCCGTGGTCGCCAAGCGCCGTGCCGAAAAGGGACTCACCTGA
- a CDS encoding 3-hydroxyacyl-CoA dehydrogenase family protein, protein MSSIKTVGVAGAGTMGAGIAIVAARAGFRTILYDTRQDTLDRARRQTEGFFAKSVQRGKLTAQAVETIMANLTGTTEMAAMAECDVVIEAVFEDLKVKHGLFSDLDAICPPHTIFASNTSTLSITEIAGGSGRPERVVGMHFCLPAQLMKLIEMSPGLTTAPEVFDTAWKFAEAMGQRPVKTKDNPGFILNYFLVPFNNDAIRMVEAGVAEPADIDRAIKAGLGYPMGPLELLDLIGLDTQLLLCEALHGVTNDPRAACPPLVKRMIAANHLGRKSGRGFYNYDKDAMFGG, encoded by the coding sequence ATGAGCAGCATCAAGACGGTCGGCGTCGCAGGCGCCGGCACGATGGGGGCCGGCATCGCCATCGTCGCCGCCCGGGCCGGCTTCCGCACCATCCTCTACGACACCCGCCAGGACACGCTGGACCGGGCCCGCCGCCAGACCGAGGGCTTCTTCGCCAAGTCGGTGCAGCGCGGCAAGCTGACGGCGCAAGCCGTCGAGACGATCATGGCCAACCTGACCGGCACCACCGAGATGGCCGCGATGGCCGAGTGCGACGTGGTGATCGAGGCGGTGTTCGAGGACCTGAAGGTCAAGCACGGCCTGTTCTCGGATCTCGACGCCATCTGCCCGCCGCACACCATCTTCGCGTCCAACACCTCCACCCTGTCGATCACCGAGATCGCCGGCGGGTCGGGGCGGCCGGAGCGTGTGGTCGGCATGCATTTCTGCCTGCCCGCCCAGCTGATGAAGCTGATCGAGATGTCGCCCGGCCTGACCACGGCGCCCGAGGTGTTCGACACCGCCTGGAAATTCGCCGAGGCGATGGGCCAGCGCCCGGTGAAGACCAAGGACAATCCCGGCTTCATCCTCAACTACTTCCTGGTGCCCTTCAACAACGACGCCATCCGCATGGTCGAGGCCGGCGTCGCCGAGCCGGCGGACATCGACCGCGCCATCAAGGCGGGGCTCGGCTACCCGATGGGGCCGCTGGAACTTCTGGATCTGATCGGGCTCGACACCCAGCTGCTGCTCTGCGAGGCGCTGCACGGCGTCACCAACGACCCGCGCGCGGCCTGCCCGCCGCTGGTCAAGCGGATGATCGCCGCGAACCATCTGGGCCGCAAGTCGGGCCGGGGGTTCTACAACTACGACAAAGACGCGATGTTCGGAGGCTGA
- a CDS encoding acyl-CoA dehydrogenase family protein → MNVFEKLDAHIPLSDEEAMLLESVQALARDRIAPKAEHHDATGEFPWDNVHGINELGLNAMFVPEAYGGAQLSYVAYLACVREISKACASTGIVWATNFHGMKPLIDFGTEEQKQRLLPRLAEGALGALCITEEAAGSDATGMKTRFTPDGDDIVVNGAKLFITNGDVADLYLVFGKWSEIDDPKKSISVLILEKGAPGLTVLRKEDKMGHRASSTAALSFENVRVPRANLLGRPGEGLRILLASLNKSRPSVAAHALGIARAAFEDSVAYINERRQSGKRIIEFQGIQFLLADMATDLAMCEAWLWQLGRRIDDGEQDFGVEASMLKMRATDLAMRISTEAVQLLGGYGYCKDYRVERLMRDAKITQIWEGTNQIHRQLIGRSFIERQK, encoded by the coding sequence ATGAACGTCTTCGAGAAGCTCGACGCCCACATCCCGCTCTCCGACGAGGAGGCGATGCTGCTGGAAAGCGTCCAGGCACTGGCCCGCGACCGGATCGCGCCGAAGGCCGAACACCATGACGCCACCGGCGAGTTCCCGTGGGACAACGTCCACGGCATCAACGAGCTTGGCCTCAATGCCATGTTCGTGCCGGAGGCCTATGGCGGCGCCCAGCTTTCCTACGTCGCCTATCTTGCCTGCGTGCGGGAAATCAGCAAGGCCTGCGCCTCCACGGGCATCGTCTGGGCGACCAACTTTCACGGCATGAAGCCGCTGATCGACTTCGGGACGGAGGAGCAGAAGCAGCGCCTGCTGCCGCGCCTCGCCGAAGGCGCGCTGGGCGCGCTCTGCATCACCGAGGAGGCCGCCGGCTCCGACGCCACCGGGATGAAGACGCGCTTCACGCCGGACGGCGACGACATCGTCGTCAACGGGGCCAAGCTCTTCATCACCAACGGCGACGTCGCCGACCTCTATCTCGTCTTCGGCAAGTGGAGCGAGATCGACGATCCGAAGAAGTCGATCTCCGTCCTGATCCTGGAGAAGGGTGCGCCCGGCCTGACCGTGCTGCGCAAGGAGGACAAGATGGGCCACCGGGCGTCGAGCACGGCGGCGCTCTCGTTCGAGAATGTCCGGGTGCCGCGCGCCAACCTGCTGGGCCGGCCCGGCGAGGGCCTGCGCATCCTGCTGGCCTCGCTGAACAAGTCGCGGCCCAGCGTCGCGGCGCATGCGCTGGGCATCGCGCGGGCCGCCTTCGAGGATTCCGTCGCCTACATCAATGAGCGCCGCCAGTCCGGCAAGCGGATCATCGAGTTCCAGGGCATCCAGTTCCTGCTGGCCGACATGGCGACAGACCTCGCCATGTGCGAGGCGTGGCTGTGGCAGTTGGGCCGCCGCATCGACGACGGGGAACAGGATTTCGGCGTCGAGGCGTCGATGCTGAAGATGCGCGCCACCGACCTCGCCATGCGGATCAGCACGGAGGCGGTCCAGCTTCTCGGCGGCTACGGCTACTGCAAGGACTACCGCGTGGAACGGCTGATGCGCGACGCCAAGATCACGCAGATCTGGGAAGGAACCAACCAGATCCACCGCCAGCTGATCGGCCGCAGTTTCATCGAGAGGCAGAAATGA
- a CDS encoding SDR family NAD(P)-dependent oxidoreductase yields MTETSLKPSSIKDGIVAVTGAGRGIGADIAVELARRGFTVACLTRKGTIPELPAGDAGLAERLLPLRCDVTDEAALREVFAKLAGIGGGLTALVNNAGIHLDGRSDSFSTDDFNAVMTTNATAVFVASREAYPHLAKTRGMILNMGSFFDRMGVKRNLAYCASKAAVGAISRCLAVEWAPAGIRVVNLAPGYILTDLNREALSEGPLSAFLQKRIPAGGPSGADAVARLAAMLLEENIPFLTGETIYLDGGQGIAH; encoded by the coding sequence ATGACCGAGACCTCCCTCAAGCCCAGTTCCATCAAGGACGGGATCGTCGCCGTCACCGGCGCCGGGCGCGGCATCGGCGCCGACATCGCCGTCGAGCTGGCCCGGCGCGGCTTCACCGTCGCCTGCCTGACCCGCAAGGGCACGATCCCGGAGCTGCCGGCCGGGGATGCCGGGCTTGCCGAGCGGTTGCTGCCGTTGCGCTGCGACGTGACCGACGAGGCGGCATTGCGCGAGGTGTTCGCCAAGCTCGCCGGCATCGGCGGCGGCCTGACCGCGCTGGTCAACAACGCCGGCATCCATCTGGACGGACGCAGCGACAGCTTCTCCACCGACGACTTCAACGCGGTGATGACCACCAACGCCACCGCCGTGTTCGTGGCATCCCGCGAAGCCTACCCGCATCTGGCCAAGACCAGGGGCATGATCCTGAACATGGGGTCCTTCTTCGACCGCATGGGAGTGAAGCGGAACCTCGCCTACTGCGCGTCGAAGGCGGCGGTGGGGGCGATCTCGCGCTGTCTGGCGGTGGAATGGGCGCCGGCCGGCATCCGCGTCGTCAATCTGGCGCCGGGCTACATCCTGACCGACCTGAACCGCGAAGCGCTGTCCGAAGGCCCGCTCAGCGCCTTCCTGCAAAAGCGCATCCCCGCCGGCGGCCCCAGCGGCGCCGACGCCGTCGCCAGGCTCGCCGCCATGCTGCTGGAGGAGAACATTCCCTTCCTGACCGGCGAGACCATCTACCTCGACGGCGGCCAAGGCATCGCGCATTGA
- a CDS encoding enoyl-CoA hydratase/isomerase family protein → MPVILTRLDELAVLTLDRPEALNALSFAILGEIAAALDEVARGDARALLVTGAGPKSFCAGADIKELTGRSLDAQKKGAEFGQAVFSKLAALPMPSVAVINGFAFGGGLEMALACSFRVAGRTAKLGLPEIKLGLIPGYGGTQRLPRLIGEARALEMILTGRTVGAEEAERIGLVNRLIDEPLIDGAAAFAREFTVYGKLALSFARSAVQRAIDLPIHEGLKVEADLSTLAFQTADAAEGMAAFAEKRKPSFQDR, encoded by the coding sequence ATGCCCGTCATCCTGACCCGCCTGGATGAGCTGGCGGTCCTGACGCTGGACCGTCCCGAAGCCCTCAACGCGCTGAGCTTCGCGATCCTCGGCGAGATCGCCGCCGCGCTCGACGAGGTGGCGCGGGGCGACGCCCGCGCCCTGCTGGTGACGGGTGCCGGTCCGAAATCCTTCTGCGCCGGGGCCGACATCAAGGAGCTGACGGGCCGCAGCCTCGACGCCCAGAAGAAGGGCGCCGAGTTCGGACAGGCTGTCTTTTCCAAGCTGGCCGCCCTGCCGATGCCCTCGGTCGCGGTGATCAACGGCTTCGCCTTCGGCGGCGGGCTTGAGATGGCGCTGGCCTGCAGCTTCCGTGTCGCCGGGCGCACCGCCAAGCTGGGCCTGCCGGAGATCAAGCTGGGGCTGATCCCCGGCTATGGCGGGACGCAGCGGCTGCCGCGCCTGATCGGCGAGGCCCGCGCGCTGGAGATGATCCTGACCGGCCGCACCGTCGGCGCCGAGGAGGCCGAGCGCATCGGTCTGGTCAACCGGCTGATCGACGAACCGCTGATCGACGGCGCCGCCGCCTTCGCCCGCGAATTCACCGTCTACGGCAAGCTCGCCCTGTCCTTCGCGCGCTCCGCCGTGCAGCGGGCCATCGATCTGCCGATCCACGAGGGGCTGAAGGTCGAGGCCGACCTATCCACCCTCGCCTTCCAGACCGCCGACGCCGCCGAGGGCATGGCCGCCTTCGCCGAAAAGCGCAAGCCGAGCTTCCAGGATCGCTGA
- a CDS encoding class I adenylate-forming enzyme family protein: MNTVLTLHDPALAAGYKAAGIWRDETLYGLLARRAAERPDRFALRDGVRRLTWAQLLSWVDSVADDLDEGGIRRGQRVSVWLPNRVEAVVVFLACSRNGYVCNPSLHQNYTVAEIAGLLERIDAAAFFGQTGYGADAQIAGGRTADVFAAARNLPSMKRIHRLEPYGDRWSGADLPFPPLEPRRPVHAEPVGNADKIVYLAFTSGTTGMPKAVMHSDNSLLANGRAMVEDWGHGPDTILLSLSPMSHHIGTVALEQALAAGCELVVNDPPAGLKPLDWILESGATYIMGVPTHAIDILSEMRRRNLSALGAVSVFYMAGSAIPQETARSFLALGIKPQNIYGMTENGSHQYTRPDDDVDTIVGTCGRACNAYEVKIWKQDAPDVEAAPGEIGEIGGRGGCLMLGYFDNQRATEGSFNRQGWFMSGDLGRFDAKGNLEIVGRKKDLIIRGGHNIHPSRIEDLAKTHPAVLIAAAIPVADDRLGEKVCLILSVEGAPPSPKAILTHLFEAGLSKYDMPEYLAITTDFPMTPSGKILKRGLIDWVKSGKLQPTPVRWTAPAAHSPSFSRETT, translated from the coding sequence GTGAACACCGTCCTCACGCTCCATGACCCCGCGCTGGCGGCAGGCTACAAGGCGGCCGGCATCTGGCGCGACGAGACGCTGTACGGCCTGCTCGCCCGCCGGGCGGCCGAGCGGCCGGACCGCTTCGCGCTGCGCGACGGCGTCCGCCGCCTGACCTGGGCGCAGTTGCTGTCCTGGGTCGACAGCGTCGCCGACGACCTCGACGAGGGGGGCATCCGCCGCGGCCAGCGCGTGTCGGTCTGGCTGCCCAACCGGGTCGAGGCGGTGGTGGTCTTCCTCGCCTGCTCGCGCAACGGCTATGTCTGCAACCCGTCGCTGCACCAGAACTACACGGTCGCCGAGATCGCCGGCCTCCTGGAGCGGATCGACGCCGCCGCCTTCTTCGGCCAGACCGGCTACGGTGCCGATGCCCAGATCGCCGGCGGCCGGACCGCCGACGTCTTCGCCGCCGCCCGCAACCTGCCCTCCATGAAGCGCATCCACCGGCTGGAGCCCTACGGCGACCGCTGGAGCGGCGCCGACCTGCCCTTCCCGCCGCTGGAGCCGCGCCGGCCGGTCCATGCCGAGCCGGTGGGCAACGCCGACAAGATCGTCTACCTCGCCTTCACCTCCGGCACCACCGGGATGCCGAAGGCGGTCATGCACTCCGACAACAGCCTGCTGGCCAACGGCCGGGCGATGGTGGAGGACTGGGGGCACGGGCCGGACACCATCCTGCTCAGCCTCAGCCCGATGAGCCACCACATCGGAACGGTGGCATTGGAGCAGGCGCTGGCCGCCGGCTGCGAACTGGTCGTCAACGACCCGCCGGCCGGGCTGAAGCCGCTCGACTGGATCCTGGAGAGCGGCGCCACCTACATCATGGGCGTCCCCACCCATGCCATCGACATCCTGTCGGAAATGCGGCGGCGCAACCTGAGCGCCCTGGGCGCGGTCTCGGTCTTCTACATGGCGGGATCCGCCATCCCGCAGGAAACCGCGCGCAGCTTCCTGGCGCTCGGCATCAAGCCGCAGAACATCTACGGCATGACGGAGAACGGGTCGCACCAGTACACCCGGCCCGACGACGACGTCGACACCATTGTCGGCACCTGCGGGCGTGCCTGCAACGCCTACGAGGTGAAGATCTGGAAGCAGGACGCGCCGGACGTCGAGGCCGCCCCCGGCGAGATCGGCGAGATCGGCGGGCGCGGCGGCTGCCTGATGCTGGGCTATTTCGACAACCAGCGCGCCACCGAAGGCTCCTTCAACCGCCAGGGCTGGTTCATGAGCGGCGATCTCGGCCGCTTCGACGCCAAGGGCAACCTGGAGATCGTCGGCCGCAAGAAGGATCTCATCATCCGCGGCGGCCACAACATCCACCCGTCCCGCATCGAGGATCTGGCCAAGACCCACCCGGCCGTGCTGATCGCCGCCGCCATCCCGGTGGCCGACGACCGGCTGGGCGAGAAGGTCTGCCTGATCCTGTCGGTGGAGGGCGCGCCGCCCAGCCCCAAGGCGATCCTGACCCATCTGTTCGAGGCCGGACTGTCGAAATACGACATGCCCGAATATCTGGCGATCACCACCGATTTTCCGATGACGCCGAGCGGCAAGATCCTCAAGCGCGGCCTGATCGACTGGGTCAAGAGCGGCAAGCTGCAACCGACCCCGGTGCGCTGGACGGCGCCCGCCGCACACTCGCCCTCATTTTCAAGGGAAACGACCTGA
- a CDS encoding enoyl-CoA hydratase-related protein: MTYETILYAEDGPVGTLTLNRPEDGNMFNVTMCHEIRDCINEVRRETRTRVLVITGAGDRFFCTGGRKDGMEESQLYAGVLPTLEMYESIEKLQKPVIASVNGFAVGGGNVLQMVCDLTIAADTAIFRQVGPMVGSFDAGYGTWYLEDLVGKKRAKDIWFRNPKMTAAKAAEIGLINEVVPAAELKAATRAMALEIADRGALALASLKAAFNARHNGVSGLSRMAHDLLLRGYLETDESHELAASFAERRKPDADKFGH, from the coding sequence ATGACCTACGAAACCATTCTCTACGCCGAGGACGGCCCCGTCGGCACCCTGACGCTGAACCGTCCCGAAGACGGCAACATGTTCAATGTCACGATGTGCCACGAGATCCGCGACTGCATCAACGAGGTGCGGCGCGAAACGCGGACCCGCGTCCTGGTCATCACCGGAGCCGGCGACAGGTTCTTCTGCACCGGGGGCCGCAAGGACGGCATGGAGGAGTCGCAGCTCTACGCCGGCGTGCTGCCGACGCTGGAGATGTACGAGAGCATCGAGAAGCTGCAAAAGCCGGTCATCGCCTCGGTCAACGGCTTCGCGGTCGGCGGCGGCAACGTGCTGCAGATGGTCTGCGACCTGACCATCGCCGCCGACACCGCAATCTTCCGGCAGGTCGGCCCGATGGTCGGCAGCTTCGACGCCGGCTACGGCACCTGGTACCTGGAGGATCTGGTCGGCAAGAAGCGGGCGAAGGACATCTGGTTCCGCAATCCGAAGATGACCGCCGCCAAGGCCGCCGAGATCGGCCTGATCAACGAGGTCGTCCCCGCCGCCGAGCTGAAGGCCGCCACCCGCGCCATGGCGCTGGAGATCGCCGACCGCGGCGCCTTAGCGCTGGCCTCGCTGAAGGCCGCCTTCAACGCGCGCCACAACGGCGTCAGCGGCCTGTCGCGCATGGCCCACGACCTGCTGCTGCGCGGCTACCTGGAAACCGACGAGTCGCATGAGCTGGCCGCCTCCTTCGCCGAGCGGCGCAAGCCGGACGCCGACAAGTTCGGCCACTGA
- a CDS encoding CaiB/BaiF CoA transferase family protein encodes MDTLPDAPDVAPFGMLAGVRVLDLTTSIAGPYASQLLGDFGADVIKVERPGHGDDARAWGPPFLNGESLWFLSVNRNKRSLTLDYTRQEGLAILLDLARHADVVIVNMVQRTQDKLGISYETLSAVKPDLIVASITGFGLKGRRADLPCYDLIAEGYSGVMDLTGEPGSPPQKVGTPAADMLAGQDAALAVCAALLERARTGRGRKIDVSLVESMTRFMTPRIATYLGSGDLPRRSGGRDSVIAVYQVFDTADLPMTVGLGNDGIWRRFCTAVGRPEWGSEPRYASNAHRREARPEIVAGIQELLHARPRAEWLALFAEVKVPAGPINRLDEVAADPDLLDRGLFYALHHGPEGGSCPQVNLGIHVDGAPAAPRLPPPRLGEHTRAILGELIGCAETDLASLSSAGII; translated from the coding sequence ATGGACACTCTTCCTGACGCGCCCGACGTCGCCCCGTTCGGGATGCTGGCCGGCGTCAGAGTGCTGGACCTGACCACCTCCATCGCCGGCCCCTACGCATCACAACTCTTGGGTGATTTTGGCGCCGATGTGATCAAGGTCGAACGGCCGGGCCACGGCGACGATGCCCGCGCCTGGGGGCCGCCCTTCCTGAACGGTGAATCCCTGTGGTTCCTCAGCGTCAACCGCAACAAGCGCAGCCTCACGCTCGACTACACCCGGCAGGAAGGGCTGGCGATCCTGCTCGACCTCGCCCGGCACGCCGATGTCGTGATCGTCAACATGGTCCAGCGCACCCAGGACAAGCTGGGCATCAGCTATGAGACGCTGTCCGCGGTGAAGCCGGACCTGATCGTCGCCTCGATCACCGGCTTCGGCCTGAAGGGACGCCGGGCCGACCTGCCCTGCTACGACCTGATCGCCGAAGGCTACAGCGGCGTCATGGACCTGACCGGCGAACCGGGTTCGCCGCCGCAGAAGGTCGGCACTCCGGCGGCCGACATGCTGGCCGGACAGGATGCGGCGCTGGCGGTCTGCGCCGCGCTGCTGGAGCGCGCGCGCACCGGACGCGGCCGCAAGATCGACGTGTCGCTGGTGGAAAGCATGACCCGCTTCATGACCCCGCGCATCGCGACATATCTCGGATCCGGCGATCTGCCGCGGCGGTCCGGCGGACGCGACAGCGTCATCGCCGTCTATCAGGTGTTCGACACCGCCGACCTGCCGATGACCGTAGGCCTCGGCAACGACGGAATCTGGCGCCGCTTCTGCACCGCGGTCGGTCGGCCGGAATGGGGCAGCGAACCGCGTTACGCCAGCAACGCCCACCGCCGCGAGGCCCGGCCGGAGATCGTCGCCGGCATCCAGGAGCTGCTGCACGCGCGTCCGCGCGCCGAATGGCTGGCACTGTTCGCCGAGGTGAAGGTGCCGGCCGGGCCGATCAACCGCCTGGACGAGGTGGCGGCGGATCCGGACCTGCTGGACCGCGGCCTGTTCTATGCCCTGCACCACGGCCCGGAGGGCGGTTCCTGCCCGCAGGTCAATCTCGGCATCCATGTCGACGGTGCTCCGGCCGCCCCCCGCCTGCCGCCGCCCCGGCTCGGCGAACACACGCGGGCCATTCTGGGCGAACTGATCGGCTGTGCCGAAACCGACCTCGCCAGCCTCTCCTCCGCCGGCATCATCTGA